Proteins encoded within one genomic window of Formosa agariphila KMM 3901:
- a CDS encoding tRNA pseudouridine synthase A has product MNKRYFYLIEIQYLGYRFHGWQKQPKLKTVHLMIDKTMRYIMDGKPFKTLGSGRTDAMVSAQQGAFELFLEDKIEDEVAFLELFNYNLPQDLRALSITEVDKNFNVINASKMKEYVYVFAHGAKFHPFCAPFMTTILDELDIEKMRLGAKLFEGAHNFKTYCYKPSDTGIFNREIDTCELVENTLFTASFFPEQSFMLRVKGKGFMRNQIRLMMGALIKLGKNEITLDYIKESLKPESTEVMDYIAPASGLILNAVEFETLN; this is encoded by the coding sequence TTGAATAAACGTTATTTTTATCTTATCGAAATTCAGTATTTAGGCTATCGTTTTCACGGTTGGCAAAAACAGCCAAAACTAAAGACGGTACATCTTATGATTGATAAAACCATGCGTTATATTATGGATGGTAAACCGTTTAAAACCTTAGGTTCTGGGAGAACAGACGCTATGGTTTCTGCACAACAAGGCGCGTTTGAATTATTTTTAGAAGATAAAATTGAAGATGAAGTAGCGTTTTTAGAACTGTTTAATTACAACTTGCCTCAAGATTTAAGAGCATTATCCATTACTGAAGTCGATAAAAATTTCAATGTGATTAACGCGTCTAAAATGAAAGAATATGTGTACGTGTTTGCACATGGCGCTAAATTTCATCCGTTTTGTGCGCCGTTTATGACTACAATTTTAGATGAGTTAGATATTGAAAAAATGAGGTTAGGAGCCAAGCTGTTTGAAGGCGCTCATAATTTTAAAACCTATTGTTACAAACCTTCAGACACGGGGATTTTTAATCGTGAAATCGATACTTGCGAATTGGTAGAAAACACATTGTTTACTGCGAGTTTTTTCCCAGAACAGTCGTTTATGTTGCGCGTTAAAGGTAAAGGCTTTATGCGAAATCAGATTCGATTAATGATGGGCGCACTAATAAAATTAGGCAAAAACGAAATTACATTAGACTATATCAAAGAGAGTCTTAAACCCGAAAGTACAGAAGTTATGGACTATATCGCTCCTGCTTCAGGATTGATTTTAAATGCTGTAGAATTCGAAACTTTAAATTAA
- the hisC gene encoding histidinol-phosphate transaminase produces the protein MATVQDLLRPSIKALKAYSSARDEFQEETSNMVFIDANENPFNNGVNRYPDPQQNAVKDLLSEIKNISKSNILLGNGSDEVLDLLVRAFCEPNKDNIIILPPTYGMYEVLANLNAVETRKVLLSEDFQPEGDQILKVADSNSKILFLCSPNNPSGNSFKDHEVEALLKKFEGIVVIDEAYIDFSNQDSWLDRLSEFPNLVITQTLSKAYGMAGIRLGLCYASEEIIKVLNTIKPPYNINVLTQNKAVELLKQTDVISDEIDSILIERSRLISELKSIAYVEKIYPSDTNFVLVKVDDATKRYNQLIKEGVVVRNRTTQPLCENCLRLTVGTPSENKTLITALTKLQ, from the coding sequence ATGGCAACTGTACAAGATCTTTTAAGACCTTCCATAAAAGCACTAAAAGCATATTCTTCTGCTAGAGACGAGTTTCAAGAAGAAACCAGTAATATGGTGTTTATAGATGCAAACGAGAATCCGTTTAATAATGGTGTAAATCGTTATCCTGACCCGCAACAAAATGCGGTAAAGGACCTTTTATCTGAAATAAAAAACATTTCAAAATCTAATATTTTATTAGGTAACGGAAGTGACGAAGTGTTGGATTTATTAGTGCGAGCATTTTGCGAACCTAATAAAGATAACATCATTATTTTACCTCCAACTTACGGGATGTACGAGGTGTTGGCAAATTTAAACGCTGTAGAAACAAGAAAGGTTTTATTGTCTGAAGATTTTCAACCAGAAGGGGATCAGATTTTAAAAGTAGCCGATTCAAATAGTAAAATATTGTTTTTATGTTCGCCTAACAATCCGTCAGGAAACAGTTTTAAGGACCACGAAGTAGAAGCCTTATTAAAGAAATTTGAAGGTATAGTGGTTATAGATGAAGCTTACATCGATTTTTCTAATCAAGACAGTTGGTTAGATCGCTTAAGTGAATTTCCAAACTTAGTCATTACCCAAACTTTATCTAAAGCGTATGGTATGGCGGGAATAAGATTGGGACTGTGCTATGCTTCAGAAGAAATTATAAAAGTTTTAAATACAATTAAACCGCCGTATAATATTAATGTGTTAACGCAAAATAAAGCGGTAGAATTGTTAAAACAAACCGATGTTATTAGTGATGAAATTGATTCTATTTTAATTGAGCGTAGTCGTTTAATTTCAGAATTAAAATCTATTGCTTATGTCGAAAAAATATATCCGTCAGATACTAATTTCGTACTCGTAAAAGTAGACGACGCCACTAAACGCTATAATCAATTAATAAAAGAAGGTGTTGTAGTTCGTAACCGAACAACGCAACCGTTATGCGAAAATTGTTTACGTTTAACCGTTGGAACACCATCAGAAAATAAAACGCTAATCACCGCACTTACCAAGTTACAATGA
- a CDS encoding DUF1328 domain-containing protein, which produces MLRWTIIFIIIAIIAGVLGFGGIAGASAGIAKIIFYIFLVLFVLSLLKGLVK; this is translated from the coding sequence ATGTTACGTTGGACAATCATATTTATCATTATAGCAATAATCGCAGGGGTTTTAGGATTTGGAGGCATTGCCGGAGCATCGGCAGGAATTGCTAAAATAATATTTTACATTTTTTTAGTGCTTTTTGTGCTTTCACTTTTAAAAGGTTTAGTGAAATAG
- the hisF gene encoding imidazole glycerol phosphate synthase subunit HisF, protein MLTKRIIPCLDIKNGRTVKGVNFVDLIDAGDPVELAKQYALKGADELVFLDISATLEGRGTTLDMVLHVAEQVNIPFTVGGGISSIEHVDALLQCGADKVSINSSAVKRPELVKELAEKFGSQCVVVAIDAKEMDGQWKVHLAGGSIPTDIDLFEWAKQVEALGAGEILFTSMNHDGTKNGFANEALAKLSGMLNIPIIASGGAGTMQHFVDTFKDGKADAALAASVFHFGEIPISELKDELKNNNIAVRL, encoded by the coding sequence ATGCTTACAAAACGAATTATCCCTTGTTTGGATATTAAAAATGGAAGAACCGTAAAAGGTGTAAATTTTGTCGATTTAATTGATGCTGGTGATCCGGTAGAATTGGCAAAACAATATGCTTTAAAAGGTGCAGACGAGTTGGTGTTTTTAGATATCTCGGCAACTTTAGAAGGTCGAGGAACAACATTAGATATGGTATTGCATGTTGCAGAACAGGTGAATATACCCTTTACTGTGGGTGGCGGTATTTCTTCAATAGAACATGTCGATGCTTTATTACAGTGTGGGGCAGATAAAGTGTCTATAAATTCTTCGGCTGTAAAACGCCCAGAATTGGTTAAAGAATTGGCCGAAAAATTCGGAAGTCAGTGTGTGGTTGTTGCAATTGACGCTAAAGAAATGGATGGACAATGGAAAGTGCATTTGGCAGGAGGAAGTATTCCAACCGATATCGATTTATTTGAATGGGCAAAGCAAGTTGAAGCATTAGGTGCTGGTGAAATTTTATTCACTTCGATGAATCACGATGGCACTAAAAACGGTTTTGCAAACGAGGCCTTAGCAAAATTGTCGGGTATGTTAAATATTCCAATTATTGCTTCGGGAGGTGCAGGAACCATGCAACATTTTGTAGATACGTTTAAAGATGGAAAGGCAGATGCCGCACTTGCTGCAAGCGTATTTCACTTTGGGGAAATTCCTATTTCAGAATTAAAAGACGAATTAAAGAATAATAATATAGCCGTAAGATTGTAA
- the hisB gene encoding bifunctional histidinol-phosphatase/imidazoleglycerol-phosphate dehydratase HisB, which translates to MKQKVLFIDRDGTIIREPADEQIDSFEKLEFYPKVFQYLSKIAKELDYEIVMITNQDGLGTDVYPEDTFWPVHNFILEAFKNEGVEFKEQFIDRTFAKDNAPTRKPNTGLLTKYFSEAYDLENSYVIGDRLTDIELAKNLGSKGIFINDNTNLGTDEITVKREALNDFISLESNDWEAIYKHLKVEDRTGSIERNTNETKIKIDLNLDGTGKSNIETGIAFFDHMLDQIARHGQLDLNIKVDGDLEVDEHHTIEDTAIALGELFNTVLGNKLGIERYGFYLPMDDCLASAGIDFGGRNWLVWEADFKREMVGKMPTEMFYHFFKSFTDGAKCNLNIKAEGTNEHHKIEAIFKAFAKAIKMAVKRDVEKMILPSTKGML; encoded by the coding sequence ATGAAACAAAAAGTACTATTTATAGATCGTGATGGAACGATTATAAGAGAACCTGCCGACGAACAAATTGATAGTTTCGAGAAGTTAGAATTCTATCCGAAAGTCTTTCAATATTTAAGTAAAATTGCGAAAGAATTGGACTATGAAATCGTAATGATTACAAACCAAGATGGTTTAGGAACAGACGTATATCCTGAAGATACATTTTGGCCTGTTCATAATTTTATTCTTGAAGCCTTTAAAAATGAAGGTGTAGAATTTAAAGAGCAATTTATCGATAGAACCTTCGCAAAAGACAATGCACCTACACGTAAACCTAATACGGGCTTGTTAACAAAATATTTTTCTGAAGCTTACGATTTAGAGAATTCGTATGTTATTGGTGATCGTTTAACCGATATTGAATTAGCAAAAAACTTAGGGTCTAAAGGGATTTTTATTAACGATAATACAAATCTTGGTACTGATGAAATTACCGTTAAACGTGAGGCTTTAAATGATTTTATTAGCTTAGAATCTAACGATTGGGAAGCCATTTATAAACATTTAAAGGTTGAAGATCGTACAGGAAGCATAGAACGAAATACCAACGAAACCAAAATTAAAATTGATTTAAATTTAGACGGAACTGGTAAAAGTAATATTGAAACAGGAATCGCATTTTTCGATCATATGCTAGATCAAATTGCGCGTCATGGGCAATTAGATTTAAATATAAAAGTGGATGGTGATTTAGAAGTAGACGAACATCATACTATTGAAGATACAGCTATTGCTTTAGGCGAATTATTTAATACTGTTTTAGGAAATAAATTAGGAATAGAACGCTACGGTTTTTATTTACCAATGGACGATTGTTTAGCTTCTGCTGGTATCGATTTTGGAGGAAGAAACTGGTTAGTTTGGGAAGCCGATTTTAAACGTGAAATGGTTGGTAAAATGCCAACAGAAATGTTTTATCATTTCTTTAAATCGTTTACCGATGGAGCAAAATGTAATCTAAACATAAAAGCAGAAGGGACTAACGAGCATCATAAAATTGAAGCTATTTTTAAGGCTTTTGCAAAAGCAATAAAAATGGCAGTAAAGCGCGATGTAGAAAAAATGATTTTACCATCAACTAAAGGGATGTTGTAA
- the hisIE gene encoding bifunctional phosphoribosyl-AMP cyclohydrolase/phosphoribosyl-ATP diphosphatase HisIE, which translates to MNIDFNKNNDGLVPAIVQDASTKQVLMLGYMNAEALEKTKATKLVTFFSRTKNRLWTKGEESGNVLNLVDIKLDCDNDTLLVSVLPKGPTCHKGTDTCWGEPNEESYGFISHLEDVIKDRRLNSDASKSYVSSLFEKGINKIAQKVGEEAVEVVIEAKDNDDNLFLNESADLLFHYLILLQAKDFEIKDVIDVLKGREK; encoded by the coding sequence ATGAATATAGATTTCAATAAAAATAACGACGGATTAGTGCCAGCTATCGTACAAGACGCTTCAACAAAGCAAGTGTTGATGTTAGGATATATGAATGCCGAAGCACTAGAGAAAACCAAAGCAACTAAATTAGTTACTTTTTTTAGCAGAACTAAAAATCGCTTATGGACTAAAGGTGAAGAAAGTGGAAATGTCTTAAATTTAGTTGATATTAAATTAGATTGCGATAACGATACATTATTAGTTTCTGTACTTCCAAAAGGACCAACATGCCATAAAGGAACAGATACGTGTTGGGGAGAACCAAACGAAGAATCGTACGGATTTATCTCGCATTTAGAAGATGTGATTAAAGACAGACGATTAAATTCGGATGCTTCAAAATCGTATGTGTCTTCATTGTTTGAAAAAGGAATCAATAAAATTGCACAGAAAGTAGGAGAGGAAGCGGTAGAAGTTGTTATTGAAGCAAAAGATAACGACGATAATTTGTTCTTAAACGAAAGTGCCGATTTGTTATTTCATTACTTAATTTTACTTCAAGCCAAAGATTTCGAAATTAAAGATGTTATCGACGTATTAAAAGGAAGAGAAAAATAG
- the hisH gene encoding imidazole glycerol phosphate synthase subunit HisH has protein sequence MSLNKENLQHTSESSSSSGKLEGAQSVVIIDYGAGNIKSIQFAFKRLGIDAVLSNDPETIRKADRVIFPGVGEASSALKMLKNSKLDKLIPTLTQPVLGICLGMQLMCKTTEEGNTEGLGIFQVDVKRFSNTVKVPQMGWNTITNLKSDLFKDIPEESYMYLVHSYYAEDCKEAIATTNYNGNYTTAVKHNNFYGVQFHPEKSSIAGAKLLENFLNLES, from the coding sequence ATGAGTTTAAATAAAGAAAATTTACAGCATACAAGTGAGAGTTCCTCTTCTTCAGGGAAGTTAGAAGGGGCTCAATCTGTTGTAATTATAGATTATGGTGCCGGGAATATTAAAAGTATTCAGTTTGCATTTAAGCGTTTAGGCATAGATGCAGTACTGTCTAACGATCCGGAAACGATTAGAAAAGCAGATCGTGTTATTTTTCCTGGTGTTGGTGAGGCGAGTTCCGCTTTAAAAATGCTTAAAAATAGTAAGTTAGACAAATTAATTCCGACGTTAACACAACCTGTTTTAGGAATTTGTTTAGGGATGCAATTAATGTGTAAAACTACTGAAGAAGGAAATACGGAAGGATTAGGGATTTTTCAAGTCGATGTAAAACGTTTCTCCAATACGGTAAAAGTACCGCAAATGGGGTGGAATACCATTACTAATTTAAAGTCCGATTTATTTAAAGATATTCCTGAAGAATCTTATATGTATTTAGTGCATAGCTATTATGCAGAAGATTGTAAAGAGGCCATTGCAACAACCAATTATAATGGAAACTATACAACAGCCGTAAAACATAACAACTTTTATGGTGTGCAATTTCATCCAGAAAAAAGCAGTATTGCAGGCGCTAAATTGCTTGAGAATTTTTTAAATCTAGAATCATAA
- the hisA gene encoding 1-(5-phosphoribosyl)-5-[(5-phosphoribosylamino)methylideneamino]imidazole-4-carboxamide isomerase has protein sequence MRIIPAIDIIDGKCVRLTKGDYDTKKIYNENPLEVAKSFEDAGVEYLHLVDLDGAKASTIINYKVLDQIASKTNLKVDFGGGLKTNEDLHIAFSSGAKQITGGSIAVKDSTMFESWIQKYGSQKIILGADAKNEKVAISGWLEESSLEVTPFIKGYMSKGIQYVICTDISKDGMLEGPSFDLYKKIIAENPNIKLIASGGISSKEELPKLKELGCEGVIIGKAIYENKISMKDLEKLVVNSQ, from the coding sequence ATGAGAATTATACCAGCCATAGATATTATAGACGGAAAATGCGTCCGTTTAACTAAAGGAGATTACGATACAAAGAAAATATATAACGAAAATCCATTAGAAGTAGCTAAGAGTTTTGAAGATGCAGGTGTAGAGTATTTACACTTAGTAGATTTAGATGGTGCAAAAGCAAGTACAATTATAAACTATAAGGTTTTAGACCAAATTGCTTCAAAAACAAACTTAAAAGTAGATTTTGGAGGTGGTTTAAAAACGAACGAAGATTTACATATTGCTTTTAGTTCTGGAGCAAAACAAATTACTGGCGGAAGTATTGCTGTTAAAGACAGTACAATGTTCGAAAGCTGGATTCAAAAATACGGAAGTCAGAAAATTATTCTGGGTGCCGATGCTAAAAACGAAAAAGTAGCTATTAGTGGTTGGTTGGAAGAAAGTAGTTTAGAAGTTACTCCGTTTATAAAAGGCTATATGAGTAAAGGTATTCAGTATGTAATTTGTACCGATATCTCTAAAGACGGTATGCTAGAAGGCCCTTCATTCGATTTATATAAAAAGATTATTGCCGAAAATCCAAACATTAAACTAATTGCTTCAGGTGGAATTTCTAGTAAAGAAGAATTACCAAAATTAAAGGAATTAGGATGCGAAGGTGTGATTATTGGTAAAGCGATTTACGAAAACAAAATCAGTATGAAGGATTTAGAAAAACTGGTTGTAAACTCTCAATAA